One region of Streptomyces rishiriensis genomic DNA includes:
- a CDS encoding DUF5941 domain-containing protein, with translation MSTAILTGSPVPGSSIEGDLRSLGFDVRTASDAGEAEALLAAVPGDRRVAVVDARFVGHEHALRLGLTDPRFPLGAIPGAVTAQPAGRQALTRAMARENSASGGAAHGGAPARTKSSAGDLDSLADRVVAALDADGVDVHRPELGSLVAEVPADPQARNEARQAVAAVDDEAVRLKSAVKARDGFFTTYCISPYSRYLARWCARRGLTPNQVTTASLITALIAAACAATGTRGGFVAAGVLLIASFVLDCTDGQLARYSLQYSTLGAWLDATFDRAKEYAYYAGLALGAARGGDDVWALALGAMVLQTCRHVVDFSFNEANHDATANTSPTAALSDKLDSVGWTVWVRRMIVLPIGERWAMIAVLTAATTPRITFYALLVGCAFAAAYTTAGRVLRSLTRKASRTDRAAQALADLADNGPLTGLLVRTLPAGIRIPAPLGAVVGVLLLVLAASLDGPGFSLLLAAVLYVLLSADAVLRPLKGALDWLVPPLFRAGEYCTVLVLAARADADGALPAAFGLVAAVAYHHYDTVYRIRGNAGAPPAWLVRAIGGQDGRTLLVCVLAVLLTASQFTVALTVLAVVVAVVVLFESIRFWVAAHRAGAPSVHDEGEPA, from the coding sequence ACGTCCGGACCGCCTCCGACGCCGGTGAAGCCGAGGCCCTCCTCGCCGCCGTCCCCGGTGACCGGCGCGTCGCCGTCGTGGACGCCCGCTTCGTGGGTCACGAGCACGCGCTGCGCCTCGGTCTCACCGACCCCCGCTTCCCGCTCGGCGCGATCCCGGGCGCGGTGACCGCGCAGCCGGCCGGCCGCCAGGCCCTGACCCGCGCGATGGCCCGGGAGAACTCGGCGAGCGGCGGCGCCGCGCACGGGGGCGCTCCCGCGCGAACGAAGTCGAGCGCGGGGGACCTCGACAGCCTCGCCGACCGGGTCGTCGCCGCCCTCGACGCCGACGGCGTCGACGTGCACCGCCCCGAGCTGGGCAGTCTGGTCGCGGAGGTGCCCGCCGATCCGCAGGCCCGCAACGAGGCACGGCAGGCCGTCGCCGCCGTCGACGACGAGGCCGTCCGTCTGAAGTCCGCCGTGAAGGCCCGCGACGGCTTCTTCACGACGTACTGCATCAGTCCCTACTCGCGCTACCTGGCCCGCTGGTGCGCACGCCGCGGCCTCACCCCCAACCAGGTCACCACCGCCTCGCTGATCACCGCGCTGATCGCGGCGGCCTGCGCGGCCACCGGCACCCGGGGCGGGTTCGTCGCGGCCGGCGTCCTGCTGATCGCGTCCTTCGTCCTGGACTGCACCGACGGCCAGCTCGCCCGCTACTCCCTGCAGTACTCCACGCTCGGCGCCTGGCTCGACGCCACCTTCGACCGGGCCAAGGAGTACGCCTACTACGCGGGCCTCGCGCTCGGCGCGGCCCGGGGCGGCGACGACGTGTGGGCCCTCGCGCTGGGCGCGATGGTCCTGCAGACCTGCCGGCACGTCGTGGACTTCTCCTTCAACGAGGCCAACCACGACGCCACCGCCAACACCAGCCCCACCGCCGCCCTCTCCGACAAGCTGGACAGTGTCGGCTGGACGGTCTGGGTGCGGCGGATGATAGTCCTGCCCATCGGTGAACGATGGGCCATGATCGCCGTTCTCACCGCTGCCACCACCCCCCGCATCACCTTCTACGCGCTGCTCGTCGGCTGCGCGTTCGCGGCGGCCTACACCACGGCGGGCCGGGTCCTGCGCTCACTGACCCGCAAGGCCAGCCGGACGGACCGCGCGGCCCAGGCCCTGGCGGACCTCGCCGACAACGGCCCGCTCACCGGACTCCTGGTCCGCACGCTCCCCGCCGGCATCCGGATTCCGGCGCCGCTCGGCGCGGTCGTCGGCGTCCTGCTGCTGGTCCTCGCGGCCTCGCTCGACGGGCCGGGCTTCTCGCTCCTGCTGGCCGCCGTCCTGTACGTCCTGCTCTCCGCCGACGCCGTCCTGCGTCCCCTCAAGGGCGCCCTCGACTGGCTGGTCCCGCCGCTCTTCCGGGCCGGCGAGTACTGCACCGTCCTCGTCCTCGCGGCCCGGGCCGATGCGGACGGAGCGCTTCCGGCGGCTTTCGGGCTCGTCGCCGCCGTCGCCTACCATCACTACGACACGGTGTACCGCATCCGCGGCAACGCCGGAGCGCCGCCGGCCTGGCTGGTGCGCGCCATCGGGGGGCAGGACGGGCGCACGCTGCTCGTCTGCGTGCTGGCCGTGCTGCTCACCGCCTCGCAGTTCACGGTCGCGCTCACGGTCCTCGCCGTGGTCGTCGCCGTGGTGGTGCTCTTCGAGAGCATCCGCTTCTGGGTCGCCGCCCACCGGGCAGGCGCCCCGTCCGTACACGATGAAGGAGAACCCGCATGA
- a CDS encoding phosphocholine cytidylyltransferase family protein, whose product MIGLVLAAGAGRRLRPYTDSLPKALVPVGPAGIEGEPTVLDLTLGNFAEIGLTEVAVIVGYRKEAVYERKAALEAKYGVKLTLIDNDKAEEWNNAYSLWCGRDALKDGVILANGDTVHPVSVEKTLLAARGEGRRIILALDTVKSLADEEMKVVVDPGKGMTKITKLMDPAEATGEYIGVTLIEGDAAPELADALKTVWETDPQQFYEHGYQELVNRGFRIDVAPIGDVKWVEIDNHDDLARGREIACQY is encoded by the coding sequence ATGATCGGCCTCGTGCTGGCGGCCGGCGCCGGACGGCGTCTGCGCCCCTACACCGACAGCCTGCCCAAGGCGCTGGTGCCGGTGGGGCCCGCGGGTATAGAGGGCGAGCCCACGGTGCTGGACCTGACGCTCGGCAACTTCGCCGAGATCGGTCTGACCGAGGTCGCGGTCATCGTCGGCTACCGCAAGGAGGCCGTGTACGAGCGCAAGGCGGCGCTGGAGGCGAAGTACGGCGTCAAGCTCACCCTCATCGACAACGACAAGGCCGAGGAGTGGAACAACGCCTACTCGCTGTGGTGCGGGCGTGACGCCCTCAAGGACGGCGTGATCCTCGCCAACGGCGACACCGTCCACCCCGTCTCCGTCGAGAAGACGCTGCTGGCCGCCCGCGGTGAGGGCAGGAGGATCATCCTCGCGCTCGACACCGTCAAGTCCCTCGCGGACGAGGAGATGAAGGTCGTCGTCGACCCGGGGAAGGGCATGACGAAGATCACCAAGCTGATGGACCCGGCCGAGGCCACCGGCGAGTACATCGGCGTCACCCTCATCGAGGGCGACGCCGCCCCCGAACTGGCCGACGCCCTCAAGACCGTGTGGGAGACCGACCCGCAGCAGTTCTACGAGCACGGGTACCAGGAGCTGGTGAACCGGGGCTTCCGTATCGACGTGGCGCCGATCGGCGACGTCAAGTGGGTCGAGATCGACAACCACGACGATCTCGCCCGTGGACGGGAGATCGCGTGCCAGTACTGA
- a CDS encoding iron-containing alcohol dehydrogenase family protein: MPVLTRLIPSPVVVDIRPGALDDLVGVLADERISHSGKLAIAVSGGSGARLRERLTPALPGATWYEVGGGTLDDAVQLATDIKAGHFDAVVGLGGGKIIDCAKFAAARVGLPLVAVPTNLAHDGLCSPVATLDNDAGRGSYGVPNPIAVVIDLDVIREAPVRYVRAGIGDAVSNISAIADWELANRIKGEKIDGLAAAIARQAGEAVLRHPGGIGDTGFLQVLAEALVLSGVAMSVSGDSRPSSGACHEINHAFDLLFPKRAAAHGEQCGLGATFAMFLRGAHEESAHMAQVLRRHGLPVLPEEIGFTVDEFVRVVEFAPETRPGRYTILEHLDLKTEQIKDIYADYVKAIGS, from the coding sequence GTGCCAGTACTGACCCGGCTGATCCCCTCACCGGTCGTCGTGGACATCCGCCCGGGTGCCCTCGACGACCTGGTCGGGGTCCTCGCCGACGAGCGCATCTCGCACTCGGGCAAGCTCGCGATCGCCGTCAGCGGCGGTTCGGGCGCCCGGCTGCGCGAGCGCCTCACCCCGGCCCTGCCCGGCGCCACCTGGTACGAGGTCGGCGGCGGGACCCTCGACGACGCCGTCCAGCTGGCCACCGACATAAAGGCCGGCCACTTCGACGCGGTCGTCGGCCTGGGCGGCGGCAAGATCATCGACTGTGCGAAGTTCGCCGCGGCGCGGGTGGGCCTCCCGCTCGTCGCCGTACCCACGAACCTCGCGCACGACGGCCTGTGCTCGCCGGTCGCCACCCTCGACAACGACGCGGGCCGCGGCTCCTACGGGGTGCCCAATCCGATCGCCGTCGTGATCGACCTGGACGTCATCCGCGAGGCCCCGGTCCGCTATGTGCGGGCCGGCATCGGTGACGCCGTCTCCAACATCTCCGCCATCGCGGACTGGGAGCTCGCCAACCGGATCAAGGGCGAGAAGATCGACGGCCTCGCCGCCGCGATCGCCCGGCAGGCCGGCGAGGCGGTGCTGCGCCACCCGGGCGGCATCGGGGACACCGGCTTCCTCCAGGTGCTGGCCGAGGCGCTGGTGCTCAGCGGTGTCGCGATGTCGGTGTCGGGCGACTCCCGCCCGTCCTCCGGCGCGTGCCACGAGATCAACCACGCCTTCGACCTGCTCTTCCCCAAGCGGGCGGCCGCCCACGGCGAGCAGTGCGGACTCGGCGCGACCTTCGCGATGTTCCTGCGCGGAGCCCACGAGGAGTCGGCCCACATGGCCCAGGTGCTCCGACGCCACGGACTTCCGGTCCTGCCCGAGGAGATCGGCTTCACGGTGGACGAGTTCGTCCGTGTCGTGGAGTTCGCTCCCGAGACCCGGC